The following proteins are co-located in the Apium graveolens cultivar Ventura chromosome 5, ASM990537v1, whole genome shotgun sequence genome:
- the LOC141660831 gene encoding serine/threonine-protein kinase BLUS1-like → MKPPNYLADSKAYKLVDKVASSYYSTLYKAVYAHDDVHNHNVFIKIFDLNQKDDMYPLDPILKEIFQAKKCCQHPNIVRSVHCSFIKENHLCVVMPDSKKPLSSMGIFKHGLPEEIVAFVIMETLKAMDCIHGSGGRVHGNLCSTDVFLDEKANVKLEFPTWLTKTEVVEYPSSNKKNKKGDFSMVGTLAYDLFNGTGPAEKKLPELLEDFVRFCGSSSGGPATIHELMSHQFLKKFCHSDQYKKELKKLLTRKLRPRISSLFACIRF, encoded by the coding sequence ATGAAACCCCCCAACTACTTGGCAGATTCCAAGGCCTACAAGTTAGTCGATAAAGTTGCTTCTTCCTACTACTCGACTTTGTACAAGGCTGTTTATGCTCATGACGATGTCCATAATCATAATGTTTTCATCAAGATTTTCGATTTGAATCAAAAAGACGATATGTATCCTTTAGACCCTATACTCAAAGAGATCTTCCAAGCAAAGAAGTGTTGCCAACACCCAAACATCGTTCGATCCGTCCATTGTTCTTTCATAAAGGAGAATCATCTATGCGTCGTGATGCCTGATTCAAAAAAACCTCTGTCTTCTATGGGTATTTTCAAGCATGGCTTGCCTGAAGAGATCGTTGCTTTTGTTATAATGGAAACCCTAAAAGCCATGGACTGCATTCATGGAAGCGGCGGCCGCGTGCATGGGAATTTGTGCAGTACAGACGTGTTCTTGGATGAGAAAGCTAATGTAAAACTAGAGTTTCCTACGTGGCTAACCAAAACCGAGGTGGTCGAGTATCCTAGTTCGAATAAGAAGAACAAGAAAGGTGATTTTAGTATGGTGGGAACATTGGCTTATGATTTGTTCAACGGAACAGGGCCTGCGGAGAAGAAGCTACCTGAACTTTTGGAAGATTTTGTGAGATTTTGTGGTTCATCGTCTGGCGGCCCAGCTACGATACACGAATTGATGTCCCACCAATTCTTGAAGAAGTTTTGTCACTCTGATCAGTACAAAAAAGAGTTGAAGAAATTGCTTACCAGGAAGTTACGCCCAAGGATTAGTAGTTTGTTTGCATGTATTAGGTTTTAG
- the LOC141661668 gene encoding putative methylesterase 11, chloroplastic — translation MGNSLTCFGCKARSKKASKWSPNPRSFIGSSGRRMNNALKTLSSSSSAVKREVIDDDLIRQQALAAFMLLRQHQQNGSVPQFDRSNSVQYPLPSSKKQTKLPRSSSSRPGSLLDLPQNQLNKNLQDLKIEDLETKHFVLVHGGGYGAWCWYKSMALLREAGFDVDAVDLTGSGVDATDPNNITSFSHYVKPLVDFLDNIREGQKVILVGHDFGGVCVSYVMEMFPSKVWKAIYIAAPMLTSGKSTLATYQQQPSSDLMQQAQSFIYANGKDNPPTSIFLDKTLLTDVLYNRSPYRDNILASVSMRPMPFAPIMHELSLSEAKYGSIQRFYIKTDEDFAVPVALQDLMINSNPPEDVFFVKGSDHSPFFSKPQALHKVLVEISKLPTKPNVKSW, via the exons ATGGGAAACTCATTGACATGTTTTGGCTGCAAGGCTCGCAGCAAAAAGGCCTCCAAATGGTCTCCGAATCCACGGTCTTTTATAGGATCGAGTGGTAGGAGAATGAATAATGCATTAAAAACTTTGTCATCATCTTCATCTGCCGTGAAGAGAGAAGTCATAGATGATGACCTTATTCGGCAACAAGCTCTTGCAGCATTTATGCTTCTTAGGCAACATCAACAGAATGGTTCTGTACCTCAATTTGATCGGTCAAACTCTGTTCAGTATCCATTGCCATCTTCAAAGAAACAGACTAAGCTGCCAAGAAGTTCAAGTTCAAGGCCAGGCTCATTGTTGGACCTTCCTCAAAATCAGCTAAACAAGAATCTGCAG GATTTAAAGATCGAAGATCTTGAAACAAAGCATTTTGTTCTAGTCCATGGAGGTGGATATGGGGCGTGGTGTTGGTATAAGAGTATGGCACTGCTGAGAGAAGCTGGATTTGATGTTGATGCTGTAGATTTAACCGGCTCTGGAGTTGATGCTACCGACCCAAACAACATTACCTCGTTTTCTCATTATGTTAAACCTCTAGTTGATTTTCTTGATAATATCCGCGAAGGCCAAAAG GTGATCTTGGTTGGACATGATTTTGGTGGTGTGTGTGTTTCTTATGTGATGGAAATGTTTCCTTCCAAAGTATGGAAAGCCATTTATATTGCTGCACCAATGCTGACTAGTGGGAAGAGTACCCTTGCTACTTACCAACAACAG CCCTCAAGTGATTTGATGCAGCAAGCTCAAAGTTTCATATATGCTAATGGGAAGGATAATCCTCCAACTTCGATTTTCCTTGATAAAACATTACTAACAGACGTGTTATATAATCGGAGTCCTTATCGG GATAATATATTAGCATCAGTATCAATGAGGCCAATGCCGTTTGCACCAATTATGCACGAGCTCTCTCTTTCTGAAGCAAAGTATGGCTCCATTCAGCGGTTCTACATTAAGACAGATGAAGATTTTGCAGTCCCTGTAGCTCTCCAGGATTTGATGATTAATTCAAACCCTCCTGAAGATGTTTTCTTTGTAAAAGGCTCTGATCATTCGCCTTTTTTCTCCAAGCCTCAGGCTCTTCACAAGGTTTTAGTAGAAATATCAAAGCTTCCAACCAAACCAAATGTGAAGTCCTGGTAA